One window from the genome of Yarrowia lipolytica chromosome 1B, complete sequence encodes:
- a CDS encoding uncharacterized protein (Compare to YALI0B05126g, similar to Saccharomyces cerevisiae ERG11 (YHR007C); ancestral locus Anc_5.588, similar to uniprot|P10614 Saccharomyces cerevisiae YHR007C Cytochrome P450 51 (EC 1.14.14.-) (CYPL1) (P450- L1A1) (Sterol 14- alpha demethylase)), with product MIILTTLNNMGIPVEGWHILAGLAILAVITEIYVIGSQLLARRNKTLAPMAFYWIPWVGSSIPYGIDPYEFFEDCRNRYGDVFSFYMLGRVMTVSLGTKGHEFVFNSKLADVSAEEAYTHLTTPVFGTGVIYDCPNSRLMEQKKFCKGALTRDAFRSYVPKIVEEVTNFFAVNFEGKTGKADVMTTQPQMTIFTASRCLLGDEIRSKLNGDFAKLYSDLDNGFTPINFVFPNLPLPSYRKRDLAQQKIRDTYMSVIQRRRMEKDVQDRDLIDALLKNHTYKDGKRMTPQEIAHLLIGVLMGGQHTSASTSAWMLLRLGLDPAIQDELYQEQVDILGEADGSFRQPTYEDILTMTKLQNTIKETLRLHMPIHSIFRQVMRDLPVPGTSFVVPKGHFVMASPGYSQQAERYFPNAKKFDPRRWMTPTEKMAESETDAEAGETVDYGFGAISKGVSSPYLPFGGGRHRCIGEQFANCQLTTLMSCYIQNFKWTVPEGSKLPAVDTTSMITLPVHPSYIVWSKRERN from the coding sequence ATGATCATTCTCACGAcgctcaacaacatgggAATTCCCGTGGAAGGCTGGCACATTCTTGCTGGCCTGGCCATCCTTGCTGTCATCACAGAGATCTACGTTATTGGGTCACAACTTCTGGCTCGACGAAACAAGACTCTGGCCCCTATGGCCTTCTACTGGATCCCCTGGGTTGGATCATCTATCCCCTATGGTATCGATCCCTACGAGTTCTTCGAGGACTGCCGAAACCGTTATGGTGACGTGTTTTCCTTCTACATGCTTGGTCGTGTCATGACCGTGTCTCTGGGCACTAAGGGCCACGAGTTTGTCTTCAACTCCAAGCTTGCAGACGTGTCTGCGGAGGAGGCTTACACTCACCTCACCACCCCTGTTTTCGGCACCGGTGTTATTTATGACTGCCCCAACTCTCGACTTatggagcagaagaagttTTGCAAGGGTGCCCTCACTCGTGATGCCTTTCGATCCTACGTTCCCAAGATCGTTGAGGAAGTCACCAACTTTTTTGCAGTTAACTTTGAGGGTAAGACCGGTAAGGCAGATGTCATGACCACTCAGCCTCAGATGACCATCTTCACTGCCTCTCGGTGTCTGCTAGGTGACGAGATCCGATCCAAGCTTAACGGTGACTTTGCCAAGCTTTACTCCGATCTTGATAACGGCTTCACTCCTATTAATTTCGTTTTCCCCAACCTTCCTCTGCCCTCTTATCGAAAGCGTGACCTCGCCCAGCAAAAGATTCGTGATACATACATGTCTGTCATTCAAAGACGACGAATGGAGAAGGACGTCCAGGACCGTGACCTCATCGACGCTCTGCTCAAAAACCATACTTACAAGGATGGTAAGCGAATGACTCCCCAGGAAATTGCCCACCTCCTTATCGGCGTTCTAATGGGCGGTCAGCATACCTCTGCTTCAACTTCTGCTTGGATGCTTCTCCGACTTGGTCTCGACCCTGCTATCCAGGATGAACTCTACCAGGAGCAAGTTGATATTCTTGGTGAGGCTGACGGATCATTCCGACAGCCTACATACGAGGACATTCTGACTATGACCAAGCTGCAGAataccatcaaggagacgCTTCGTCTGCATATGCCCATCCATTCTATCTTCCGACAGGTCATGCGAGATCTGCCTGTCCCCGGTACCTCGTTTGTCGTGCCCAAGGGCCACTTTGTCATGGCCTCCCCTGGTTACTCACAGCAGGCCGAGCGATACTTCCCCAATGCCAAGAAGTTCGATCCTCGTCGATGGATGACTCCTACAGAGAAGATGGCCGAGTCCGAGACCGACGCTGAGGCCGGCGAGACTGTCGATTACGGATTTGGTGCCATCTCCAAGGGTGTCTCCTCCCCTTACCTTCCCTTTGGAGGTGGCCGACACCGATGCATTGGCGAGCAGTTCGCCAACTGCCAGCTCACCACCCTCATGTCTTGCTACATTCAAAACTTCAAGTGGACCGTCCCTGAGGGCTCAAAGCTTCCTGCTGTTGACACCACTTCCATGATCACGCTTCCTGTCCATCCCTCCTATATTGTGTGGAGCAAGCGAGAGCGTAACTAG